Proteins encoded in a region of the Anoxybacillus amylolyticus genome:
- a CDS encoding DUF1292 domain-containing protein — protein MEHGEKHITVVDEHGNEQLCEVLFTFESEDFGKSYVFYYPIGAEYDDEEETEIHVSAFVPGEGDQEGELQPIETEEEWDMIEEVWNTFCAEQEEDEE, from the coding sequence ATGGAACATGGCGAAAAACATATTACCGTGGTAGACGAGCATGGCAATGAGCAGCTATGCGAAGTATTATTTACGTTTGAATCTGAAGACTTTGGAAAATCGTACGTTTTCTACTATCCAATTGGTGCAGAATACGATGACGAGGAAGAAACAGAAATTCACGTTTCTGCGTTCGTTCCTGGCGAAGGTGACCAGGAGGGTGAACTTCAGCCGATTGAAACAGAAGAAGAGTGGGACATGATCGAAGAAGTGTGGAACACATTCTGCGCGGAACAAGAAGAAGACGAAGAATAA
- the alaS gene encoding alanine--tRNA ligase yields MKKLTSAQVRQMFLDFFKEKGHAVEPSASLIPIDDPSLLWINSGVATLKKYFDGRVIPDNPRICNAQKSIRTNDIENVGKTARHHTFFEMLGNFSIGDYFKREAIHWAWEFLTSEKWIGFDPNRLSVTIHPEDEEAFDIWHNEIRLPEERIIRLEGNFWDIGEGPSGPNTEIFYDRGEQFGNDPNDPELYPGGENERYLEVWNLVFSQFNHNPDGTYTPLPKKNIDTGMGLERMCSILQDVPTNFDTDLFMPIIRATEQISGEQYRTDTEKDVAFKVIADHIRTVTFAIGDGALPSNEGRGYVLRRLLRRAVRYAKKLNINRPFMYELVPVVGEIMVDYYPEVKEKAQFIQKVIKNEEERFHETLNEGLAILASVIEKEKQRGSDTINGEDVFRLYDTYGFPVELTEEYAAEEGMKVDHDGFEREMERQRERARAARQEVDSMQVQGGVLGDIKVESEFVGYHQLRTQSAVTVIVKNGELAEEVREGEEAQIMLDVTPFYAESGGQIADQGFIENDAVKAYVKDVQKAPNGQHLHHVIVEKGTLKKGETYTASLLENKRAQIVKNHTATHLLHQALKDVLGVHVNQAGSLVAPDRLRFDFSHFGQVKPEELEQIEAIVNEKIWQSLPVQIEYKPLDEAKAMGAMALFGEKYGDIVRVVQVGNYSLELCGGCHVTNTAEIGLFKIVSESGIGAGTRRIEAVTGEAAYRFMNDQLSLLQEVAQKLKTNPKEIVGRIDGLMNEIRQLQRENESLAARLSNLEAANLVNKAKQVSGIRVLASKVNAPDMNSLRTMMDELKQKLGSGVIVLASVQDDKVNLIAGVTNDLIDKGFHAGKLIKEVATRCGGSGGGRADMAQAGGKDANKVGEALQFVEEWVKSVL; encoded by the coding sequence GTGAAAAAGCTAACATCTGCTCAAGTACGTCAAATGTTTTTAGACTTTTTTAAAGAAAAAGGTCACGCAGTTGAGCCGAGCGCGTCGCTTATTCCAATTGACGACCCATCGTTGTTATGGATTAACAGCGGTGTCGCAACGTTAAAAAAATATTTTGATGGCCGTGTCATTCCGGACAACCCGCGCATTTGTAATGCGCAAAAATCGATTCGCACAAACGATATTGAAAACGTTGGAAAAACGGCGCGCCATCACACGTTTTTTGAAATGCTCGGAAACTTTTCAATCGGTGACTATTTTAAGCGCGAAGCCATTCATTGGGCATGGGAGTTTTTAACGAGCGAAAAATGGATCGGCTTTGATCCGAACCGTCTTTCTGTTACGATTCATCCAGAAGATGAAGAAGCGTTTGACATTTGGCATAACGAAATTCGTTTGCCAGAAGAACGAATTATTCGTTTAGAAGGAAATTTCTGGGATATTGGAGAAGGCCCAAGCGGTCCAAATACAGAAATTTTCTACGATCGCGGGGAACAATTCGGCAACGATCCGAACGATCCTGAATTATATCCTGGCGGAGAAAACGAACGTTATTTAGAAGTATGGAACCTCGTCTTTTCTCAATTTAACCATAACCCTGACGGCACGTATACGCCGCTTCCTAAGAAAAACATTGATACAGGCATGGGGTTAGAGCGGATGTGCTCGATTTTACAAGACGTGCCGACAAACTTCGATACGGATTTATTTATGCCGATCATTCGTGCAACCGAGCAAATTTCTGGCGAGCAATACCGTACGGATACCGAAAAAGACGTAGCATTTAAAGTGATTGCCGACCACATTCGCACTGTCACGTTTGCAATTGGAGATGGCGCCCTTCCGTCGAATGAAGGACGCGGCTACGTCTTGCGCCGCTTATTGCGCCGTGCTGTCCGCTATGCGAAAAAGTTGAACATTAACCGTCCGTTTATGTACGAATTAGTGCCGGTTGTCGGCGAAATTATGGTCGACTATTATCCTGAAGTGAAAGAAAAAGCACAATTTATTCAAAAAGTCATTAAAAACGAAGAAGAGCGCTTCCATGAAACGTTAAACGAAGGCCTTGCGATTTTAGCGAGCGTCATCGAAAAAGAAAAACAACGTGGCAGCGACACGATTAACGGTGAAGATGTATTCCGTTTGTACGATACGTACGGCTTCCCGGTTGAATTAACGGAAGAGTATGCAGCCGAAGAAGGAATGAAAGTCGACCACGACGGGTTTGAACGGGAAATGGAACGGCAGCGCGAACGTGCGCGCGCGGCACGCCAAGAAGTCGATTCGATGCAAGTGCAAGGCGGTGTGCTCGGCGATATTAAAGTAGAAAGCGAATTCGTTGGCTACCATCAGCTTCGTACACAATCTGCCGTTACGGTCATCGTCAAAAACGGCGAGCTTGCGGAAGAAGTGCGCGAAGGAGAAGAAGCGCAAATTATGTTAGACGTCACGCCGTTTTATGCGGAAAGCGGCGGTCAAATCGCCGACCAAGGTTTCATCGAAAACGATGCGGTCAAAGCGTACGTGAAAGACGTGCAAAAAGCGCCAAACGGGCAACATTTACACCACGTCATCGTCGAAAAAGGAACATTGAAAAAAGGCGAAACGTATACAGCATCTCTTTTAGAAAATAAGCGGGCGCAAATCGTGAAAAACCATACCGCAACCCACTTATTGCACCAAGCGTTAAAAGATGTGCTTGGCGTGCATGTCAACCAAGCAGGGTCTTTAGTCGCACCAGACCGCTTGCGCTTTGACTTCTCGCATTTTGGACAAGTCAAACCGGAAGAATTAGAGCAAATCGAAGCGATTGTCAACGAAAAAATTTGGCAAAGCCTCCCGGTGCAAATTGAGTACAAACCGCTCGATGAAGCGAAAGCAATGGGAGCGATGGCGCTCTTCGGCGAAAAATACGGCGACATCGTCCGCGTCGTACAAGTCGGCAACTATAGCTTAGAGCTTTGCGGCGGCTGCCATGTCACGAACACGGCGGAAATCGGCTTGTTCAAAATCGTATCCGAATCCGGCATCGGCGCCGGTACACGCCGCATCGAAGCAGTGACAGGCGAAGCAGCGTACCGCTTTATGAATGATCAGCTTTCGTTATTGCAAGAAGTCGCGCAAAAACTAAAAACGAATCCGAAAGAAATCGTCGGACGGATTGATGGGTTAATGAACGAAATTCGTCAGTTGCAGCGTGAAAACGAATCGCTTGCAGCGCGACTTAGCAATCTAGAAGCAGCGAACCTTGTGAACAAGGCGAAACAAGTAAGTGGCATCCGCGTGCTTGCAAGTAAAGTAAACGCTCCAGACATGAACAGCTTACGGACGATGATGGACGAATTAAAACAAAAACTTGGCTCTGGCGTCATCGTGCTTGCATCGGTTCAAGACGACAAAGTGAACTTGATTGCGGGCGTCACGAATGACTTAATCGACAAAGGCTTCCATGCCGGAAAATTAATTAAAGAAGTCGCGACGCGATGCGGCGGTAGCGGGGGCGGACGTGCCGACATGGCGCAAGCGGGCGGAAAAGACGCAAACAAAGTCGGCGAAGCGCTACAATTTGTTGAAGAATGGGTAAAATCCGTTTTATAA
- the mltG gene encoding endolytic transglycosylase MltG yields the protein MEQNGLFPKDIQLVRKTVFIVSAVIIFLVVATAIGSYVYIESALKPVDPTDKRPVAISIPIGSTVSDIATTLEKKGIIKSAAVFRYYVKFKNHANFQAGNYKLTKAMTLPQIIDSLKKGKVMEEIKVKITIPEGKNLEDIATIISQKTGYTKEEVMHQLNDRAYIQTLIKKYPMVLSNDVLNKNIRYPLEGYLFPATYSFAEEKPPLSSIIEAMVEKTVEVVGKYEQEMEEKNFTPHRLLTIASLIEAEATEKADRKKIASVFYNRLHIGMPLQTDPTILYALGTHKERVYYEDLKVNSPYNTYIHKGLPPGPIASPGEMSIQAALEPDQTKYLYFLATPEGDVIFTNTLEEHNREKAKYIGKQ from the coding sequence ATGGAACAGAACGGACTTTTTCCAAAAGATATACAGCTTGTACGAAAGACCGTCTTTATCGTTAGCGCCGTCATCATTTTCCTTGTCGTTGCGACGGCGATTGGAAGCTATGTATATATTGAATCGGCGTTAAAACCAGTCGACCCAACGGACAAACGCCCGGTGGCGATTTCCATTCCGATTGGTTCAACGGTAAGCGACATTGCGACGACGTTAGAAAAAAAGGGAATTATTAAAAGCGCCGCCGTGTTTCGCTATTACGTCAAGTTTAAAAATCATGCCAATTTTCAAGCAGGAAATTATAAACTAACAAAAGCGATGACGCTTCCACAAATCATTGATTCCTTAAAAAAAGGAAAAGTAATGGAAGAAATAAAAGTGAAAATTACGATTCCAGAAGGAAAAAATCTTGAAGATATTGCGACAATTATTTCCCAAAAGACCGGCTATACGAAAGAAGAAGTGATGCACCAACTAAACGACCGTGCCTACATTCAAACGTTAATCAAAAAATACCCAATGGTGCTATCCAATGACGTATTGAATAAAAACATTCGTTATCCGCTCGAAGGCTATTTATTCCCAGCAACGTACTCCTTCGCCGAAGAAAAACCACCGCTTTCTTCCATCATTGAAGCGATGGTCGAAAAAACAGTAGAAGTTGTCGGGAAATACGAACAAGAGATGGAGGAGAAAAATTTCACCCCTCATCGTCTGTTAACGATTGCGTCCCTTATCGAAGCGGAAGCAACAGAAAAAGCAGATCGTAAAAAAATTGCGAGCGTTTTTTATAACCGGCTACACATCGGCATGCCGCTACAAACCGACCCGACAATCCTTTATGCGCTCGGGACCCATAAAGAGCGGGTCTATTACGAAGACTTAAAAGTTAACTCCCCGTACAACACGTATATTCATAAAGGATTGCCACCAGGACCAATCGCTAGCCCAGGAGAAATGTCGATTCAAGCCGCGCTTGAGCCGGATCAAACAAAATACCTTTATTTCCTGGCCACACCAGAAGGTGATGTGATTTTTACGAACACGCTGGAAGAACATAACCGCGAAAAAGCGAAATATATTGGAAAGCAGTAA
- a CDS encoding IreB family regulatory phosphoprotein → MSSFDQTMQFNFSEEPAETNVRDVLLTVYEALQEKGYNPINQIVGYLLSGDPAYIPRHKDARALIRKIERDELIEELVKFYLTTVRR, encoded by the coding sequence GTGAGCTCATTTGACCAAACGATGCAATTTAACTTTTCCGAAGAGCCTGCAGAAACGAACGTCCGCGACGTGCTATTAACCGTGTATGAGGCTCTTCAAGAAAAAGGGTACAACCCAATCAATCAAATCGTCGGTTATTTATTATCTGGCGACCCCGCTTACATCCCGCGCCATAAAGACGCACGCGCGCTTATTCGCAAAATTGAACGGGATGAATTAATCGAGGAATTGGTGAAATTCTATTTAACGACGGTGCGTCGTTAA
- a CDS encoding peptidoglycan D,D-transpeptidase FtsI family protein, producing MRTKRTMVILLVIQLCLLGLIGRLAQLQLVSTESFSNQHINLIEASVAQRTQAMVVSDGRGTFVDKNGKPLTEQEIPVLVLFPFLKSMDWPIEKVANILHVSASALRLQLMKAKEPIVFSSGDEPFPLTEAQMNKINRLHLAGVVAVKKQYPIEHSYAAQLIGFTREDPQLLRVRYGERPISAQTKVGIHGLQKAFDEFLLPEGETRLLYHVDAEGGPLFGLDVKYSAPGNPFYPITVQTTLDRDLQEMTEKVLDEKGLEKGGAVLLDVATNSVLAIASRPAMDPHDPYKNNGAENQMVLPQIPGSVFKTVIAAAAIEKGIAKQMFECSRKIDGTPDTEHSYGQLSFAESFAVSCNNAFGTLGKQLVSQNKDIIEQYAEKLGLYPLVGWQGDVYHLTNFRQLPEEKSGAIWHDKSDKYVPLAVAQTAIGQKNVRVSPLAVANMMATIARGGEAKQVRVVSKMVYKNGTTFFTFPEQPLAQDPLSHATVRKMQELLRGVVTDARGTGRRFQTLPYAVAGKSGTAQTGKTNASGEPLINKWFAGYFPADSPKYVLVVVALDSTSERAVTNDVFYELVKRLYEWDAAQQAKDVSPK from the coding sequence ATGCGAACGAAACGAACGATGGTCATTTTACTGGTGATTCAACTTTGTCTTTTGGGCTTAATCGGTCGATTAGCACAGCTTCAATTAGTAAGCACAGAATCGTTTTCCAACCAGCATATTAACTTAATCGAAGCAAGCGTTGCCCAACGGACGCAAGCAATGGTCGTGAGCGACGGACGCGGCACATTTGTCGATAAAAATGGTAAGCCGCTCACGGAACAAGAAATTCCAGTGCTTGTGTTATTTCCATTTTTAAAATCGATGGATTGGCCGATTGAGAAGGTGGCGAACATTCTTCATGTTTCCGCGAGTGCGCTTCGGCTGCAGCTCATGAAAGCTAAGGAGCCAATCGTCTTTTCAAGCGGGGACGAGCCGTTTCCATTGACAGAAGCGCAAATGAATAAAATCAACCGCCTTCATCTTGCGGGGGTAGTTGCAGTGAAAAAACAATATCCGATCGAGCATTCGTACGCCGCACAATTGATTGGATTTACACGAGAAGATCCACAATTGTTGCGCGTTCGTTATGGTGAGCGGCCGATTTCTGCGCAAACAAAAGTCGGCATTCACGGATTGCAAAAAGCGTTCGATGAATTTTTGCTTCCAGAGGGAGAAACACGGCTTCTATACCACGTGGATGCGGAAGGGGGACCTTTATTTGGATTGGATGTAAAATATAGTGCCCCTGGTAATCCCTTTTATCCAATTACGGTGCAAACGACGTTGGACCGGGATTTGCAAGAAATGACCGAAAAGGTCCTCGATGAAAAAGGGCTAGAAAAAGGAGGAGCGGTGCTGTTAGACGTTGCTACAAATAGTGTGCTAGCGATAGCAAGCCGTCCGGCAATGGATCCGCACGACCCGTATAAAAATAATGGAGCAGAAAATCAAATGGTTTTGCCGCAAATCCCAGGATCGGTGTTTAAGACGGTCATTGCCGCTGCTGCGATTGAAAAGGGCATCGCCAAGCAAATGTTTGAGTGCAGCCGTAAAATTGACGGCACGCCTGATACGGAGCATTCGTATGGACAGCTTTCGTTTGCCGAAAGCTTTGCCGTGAGCTGTAATAACGCGTTTGGAACGTTAGGAAAACAGCTCGTCAGCCAAAACAAAGACATTATCGAACAATACGCCGAAAAGCTTGGCTTGTACCCGCTTGTCGGCTGGCAAGGTGACGTCTACCATCTCACCAATTTTCGACAGTTGCCGGAAGAAAAAAGCGGGGCAATTTGGCACGACAAAAGCGATAAATATGTTCCGCTCGCGGTTGCCCAAACGGCAATTGGACAAAAGAACGTTCGCGTTTCCCCGTTGGCGGTGGCGAATATGATGGCGACGATTGCCCGCGGTGGGGAAGCGAAACAAGTGCGGGTGGTAAGCAAAATGGTGTACAAAAACGGCACTACTTTTTTTACATTTCCCGAACAGCCGCTTGCTCAAGACCCACTTTCTCATGCAACGGTGCGAAAGATGCAGGAATTGTTACGGGGAGTTGTAACCGATGCGCGCGGTACAGGGAGAAGGTTTCAAACGCTTCCGTATGCAGTGGCGGGAAAATCAGGAACGGCGCAAACCGGGAAAACGAATGCATCAGGCGAACCGCTTATCAATAAATGGTTTGCCGGCTATTTTCCAGCCGATTCGCCAAAGTACGTGCTCGTTGTCGTTGCCCTCGACAGCACGAGCGAACGTGCAGTGACAAACGACGTATTTTATGAACTTGTCAAGAGACTTTATGAGTGGGATGCGGCGCAACAAGCGAAAGACGTAAGTCCGAAATGA
- the greA gene encoding transcription elongation factor GreA codes for MANEKQYPMTKEGKEKLEQELEYLKTVKRKEVVERIKIARGFGDLSENSEYDAAKDEQAFVEARIQTLENMIRNAQIIEEDTTNPGVVSLGKSVTFIELPDGEEETYTIVGSAEADPFEGKISNDSPIAKSLMGKKVGDEVSVQTPGGEMLVKIVAVK; via the coding sequence ATGGCGAACGAAAAGCAATACCCGATGACAAAAGAAGGGAAGGAGAAATTAGAGCAAGAGCTCGAATATTTAAAAACCGTTAAACGAAAAGAAGTCGTCGAGCGTATTAAAATTGCCCGCGGATTTGGCGATCTTTCCGAAAACTCGGAGTACGATGCAGCGAAAGACGAGCAAGCGTTTGTGGAAGCGCGCATCCAAACGCTTGAAAACATGATTCGCAACGCACAAATTATTGAAGAAGATACGACGAATCCAGGCGTTGTGTCGCTTGGAAAATCGGTCACCTTCATTGAACTTCCAGATGGGGAAGAAGAAACGTACACGATTGTCGGGAGTGCTGAAGCTGATCCGTTCGAAGGAAAAATTTCGAACGACTCACCGATTGCAAAATCGCTCATGGGCAAAAAAGTAGGCGATGAAGTGAGCGTACAGACGCCAGGCGGCGAAATGCTTGTGAAAATCGTTGCGGTGAAATAG
- a CDS encoding peptidase U32 family protein has product MWRNEQISKIIDGKRVIVKKPELLAPAGNLEKLKVAVHYGADAVFIGGQEYGLRSNADNFTLEEMAEGVRFASQYGAKIYVTTNIYAHNENMPGLEEYLQGLQEAGVHGIIVADPLIIETARRVAPKLEVHLSTQQSLTNWKAVQFWKEEGLERVVLARETSAEEIRQIKEKVDIEIETFIHGAMCIAYSGRCVLSNHMTARDSNRGGCCQSCRWDYDLYKLEGDEAMALFDETDDPFAMSPKDLNLIQSIPKMIELGIDSLKIEGRMKSIHYVATVVSVYRKVIDAYCADPDNFVIRKEWLDELDKCANRDTAPAFFEGVPGYKEQMFGVHSKKTTYDFAGFVLDYDRDTKIVTLQQRNFFKPGDTVEFFGPEIENFTQTVGTIWDEDGNELDAARHPLQIVKFKVEKEVFPYNMMRKEQ; this is encoded by the coding sequence ATGTGGAGAAACGAGCAAATTTCGAAAATCATTGACGGAAAGCGCGTCATTGTGAAAAAACCGGAACTATTGGCGCCGGCCGGAAACCTCGAAAAGCTCAAAGTCGCCGTCCATTACGGCGCAGATGCCGTCTTTATTGGCGGGCAAGAGTACGGGCTTCGTTCGAACGCCGACAATTTTACGCTCGAGGAAATGGCGGAAGGCGTCCGCTTTGCGAGCCAGTACGGCGCAAAAATTTATGTGACGACGAACATTTACGCCCATAACGAAAATATGCCGGGATTAGAAGAATATTTACAAGGTCTTCAAGAGGCGGGGGTGCATGGCATTATCGTTGCCGATCCGCTCATTATTGAAACGGCGCGCCGCGTCGCGCCAAAACTAGAAGTGCATTTAAGCACGCAACAATCGCTCACCAACTGGAAAGCGGTCCAATTTTGGAAAGAAGAAGGATTAGAGCGAGTCGTGCTGGCAAGGGAAACAAGTGCGGAAGAAATTCGTCAAATAAAAGAGAAGGTCGATATTGAAATCGAAACATTTATTCATGGGGCGATGTGCATTGCTTATTCGGGGCGGTGCGTATTGAGCAATCATATGACAGCGCGTGACTCGAATCGCGGCGGGTGCTGTCAATCGTGTCGTTGGGACTATGATTTGTACAAGCTAGAAGGCGACGAAGCGATGGCATTGTTTGACGAAACGGATGACCCGTTTGCGATGAGTCCGAAAGACTTAAACTTGATTCAATCGATTCCGAAAATGATTGAATTAGGTATTGACAGCTTGAAAATCGAAGGGCGGATGAAATCCATTCATTACGTCGCGACAGTCGTGAGCGTGTATCGAAAAGTCATTGACGCTTACTGTGCCGACCCAGACAATTTTGTCATTCGGAAAGAATGGCTTGATGAACTAGACAAATGTGCCAACCGTGACACAGCACCAGCCTTTTTTGAAGGGGTGCCTGGCTATAAAGAGCAAATGTTCGGCGTCCATAGCAAAAAAACGACGTACGATTTTGCCGGTTTTGTACTGGATTATGACCGCGATACGAAAATCGTCACCTTGCAGCAACGCAACTTCTTTAAACCAGGCGATACGGTCGAATTTTTCGGACCAGAAATCGAAAACTTTACGCAAACGGTCGGAACGATTTGGGACGAAGACGGAAATGAGCTCGATGCGGCGCGTCATCCGCTCCAAATTGTCAAATTTAAAGTAGAGAAAGAAGTCTTCCCGTACAACATGATGAGAAAGGAGCAATAA
- the udk gene encoding uridine kinase: MGKKPVVIGVAGGSGSGKTSVVKAIYEHFQGHSILMLEQDYYYKDQSHLPLEERLKTNYDHPLAFDNDLLIEHLHKLLNYEPIEKPVYDYTLHTRANEVIYVEPKDVIILEGILVLEDERLRNLMDIKVYVDTDADIRIIRRLIRDINERGRTLESVIDQYVNVVRPMHNQFIEPTKRYADIIIPEGGHNYVAIDLMVTKIRTILEQKSFL, from the coding sequence ATGGGGAAGAAACCGGTTGTCATCGGGGTCGCAGGCGGCTCCGGTTCGGGGAAAACAAGCGTGGTGAAAGCAATTTATGAGCATTTTCAAGGGCATTCGATTTTAATGCTCGAGCAAGACTATTATTATAAAGACCAAAGCCACCTTCCGTTGGAAGAGCGGCTGAAGACGAACTATGACCATCCATTGGCATTTGATAATGATTTATTAATTGAACATCTCCATAAGCTGTTGAATTACGAACCGATTGAAAAGCCGGTGTACGACTATACCCTTCATACGAGAGCAAACGAAGTCATTTATGTCGAGCCGAAAGATGTGATTATTTTAGAAGGCATTCTTGTATTAGAAGATGAAAGATTGCGCAACTTAATGGATATTAAAGTATATGTTGACACAGATGCTGACATCCGTATTATCCGCCGATTAATCCGCGATATTAACGAACGCGGTCGGACGTTAGAATCGGTAATTGATCAATACGTCAACGTCGTCCGGCCGATGCATAACCAATTTATTGAGCCGACGAAGCGGTATGCTGACATTATTATTCCGGAAGGCGGTCATAATTATGTCGCGATTGATTTGATGGTTACAAAAATTCGAACAATTCTTGAACAAAAGTCTTTTTTGTAA
- a CDS encoding O-methyltransferase, with protein MLQEALTQYIETLIPPREAVVQEIEVYAKEHRVPIMDIVGIEAMLHVLQYIEPKTILEIGTAIGYSAIRMALKLPTARIVTIERDQARHERALFYIERSETNERIDALLGDAFDLYEEVKKRAPFDVMFIDAAKGQYERFFRLYEPLLADGGVVITDNVLFKGLVAANEPIENKRWRQLVKKIREYNEWLMRRPDYDTVILPIGDGIAISRKRGETK; from the coding sequence TTGTTACAAGAAGCACTTACGCAATATATTGAAACGCTTATCCCTCCCCGTGAGGCTGTCGTTCAAGAAATAGAAGTATATGCGAAAGAGCATCGCGTGCCGATTATGGACATTGTCGGCATCGAAGCGATGCTGCACGTATTGCAATATATCGAGCCGAAAACAATTTTAGAAATCGGCACAGCGATTGGCTATTCTGCAATTCGGATGGCGCTCAAGTTGCCAACAGCGCGCATCGTAACCATTGAGCGTGATCAAGCGCGGCATGAGCGAGCGCTTTTTTATATCGAACGGTCGGAAACGAACGAGCGTATTGACGCATTATTAGGGGATGCGTTTGACTTATATGAGGAAGTAAAAAAACGAGCGCCGTTTGACGTCATGTTTATCGACGCGGCAAAAGGGCAATATGAGCGGTTTTTTCGCTTATATGAACCGCTGTTAGCGGATGGGGGCGTTGTCATTACCGATAACGTTTTATTTAAAGGATTGGTAGCGGCAAACGAACCAATCGAAAATAAACGTTGGCGGCAATTAGTGAAAAAAATTCGTGAGTATAACGAATGGTTAATGCGCCGTCCAGATTACGATACGGTCATTTTACCAATTGGCGACGGCATTGCCATATCGAGAAAACGAGGTGAAACGAAGTGA
- the ruvX gene encoding Holliday junction resolvase RuvX: protein MRVLGLDLGTKTLGVAVSDELGWTAQGIETIPIDEEKNQFGFKRLREIISEYNVDTIVLGFPKNMNGTVGPRGEASERFADLLKKEFSLPVILWDERLSTMAAERMLIAADVSRQKRKKVIDKMAAVMILQSYLDSKQ, encoded by the coding sequence ATGCGCGTACTAGGCTTAGATTTAGGGACAAAAACGCTCGGGGTAGCGGTCAGCGACGAACTTGGCTGGACGGCACAAGGCATTGAAACGATTCCGATTGATGAGGAAAAAAATCAATTTGGCTTCAAAAGGCTTCGGGAAATTATTTCCGAGTACAACGTCGATACAATTGTGCTCGGGTTTCCGAAAAACATGAACGGAACTGTCGGTCCGCGCGGCGAAGCGAGCGAGCGGTTTGCGGATCTACTAAAGAAAGAGTTTTCCTTACCGGTCATTTTATGGGATGAGCGTCTTTCGACGATGGCAGCGGAGCGCATGCTCATTGCTGCCGATGTCAGCCGACAAAAGCGAAAAAAAGTCATCGATAAAATGGCGGCAGTGATGATTTTGCAATCTTACCTCGACAGTAAACAATAA
- a CDS encoding peptidase U32 family protein produces the protein MKKPELLVTPTSVAHIHDLAKAGADAVVIGEQRYGLRLAGEFTRKDVREAVDVARQYGIRVYVAMNALFHNDKVEELSDYVRFLADTGVDAIIFGDPAVLMTVREVAPQMKLHWNTETTATNWYACNYWGRKGAKRAILARELSMDAIIEIKQHAEVEIEVQVHGMTCMFQSKRSLIGNYFEYQGKWLEIEKKKYEKGMFLYDKERDNKYPIFEDENGTHIMSPNDICIIDELEDMVDAGIDSFKIDGVLHEPEYITKVTELYRRAIDLCAEQRERYEAEKDELLAQIEAIQPKHRPLDTGFFFKETVY, from the coding sequence GTGAAAAAACCGGAATTGTTAGTCACCCCAACAAGCGTTGCGCATATTCATGACCTTGCAAAAGCAGGGGCGGATGCGGTAGTGATTGGTGAGCAGCGCTACGGGTTGCGGCTTGCTGGAGAGTTTACCAGAAAAGACGTTCGCGAAGCGGTGGATGTGGCACGCCAGTACGGGATTCGCGTATATGTAGCGATGAACGCCCTTTTTCATAACGATAAAGTCGAGGAACTTAGCGATTACGTCCGCTTTTTGGCAGACACGGGAGTAGATGCCATCATCTTTGGCGACCCTGCCGTATTAATGACAGTTCGAGAAGTCGCTCCACAGATGAAGCTTCATTGGAATACGGAAACAACAGCAACGAACTGGTATGCGTGCAACTATTGGGGGCGAAAAGGAGCAAAACGCGCCATATTAGCACGTGAACTAAGCATGGACGCTATTATTGAAATTAAACAACATGCCGAAGTGGAAATTGAAGTGCAGGTGCACGGCATGACGTGCATGTTCCAATCCAAGCGGTCATTGATTGGCAACTATTTTGAATACCAAGGGAAATGGCTCGAAATCGAAAAGAAAAAGTATGAAAAAGGCATGTTTTTATACGACAAAGAACGCGACAACAAATACCCGATTTTTGAAGACGAAAACGGCACGCACATTATGAGCCCGAACGATATTTGCATTATTGACGAGCTCGAAGACATGGTCGACGCGGGTATTGACAGCTTTAAAATTGACGGCGTACTTCACGAACCGGAATATATCACAAAAGTGACAGAACTGTATCGCCGTGCGATCGATTTATGCGCCGAACAACGCGAACGATATGAAGCAGAAAAAGACGAATTGCTTGCGCAAATCGAAGCGATTCAACCGAAACATCGTCCGTTAGATACAGGCTTTTTCTTTAAAGAAACGGTGTACTAA